One stretch of Scatophagus argus isolate fScaArg1 chromosome 18, fScaArg1.pri, whole genome shotgun sequence DNA includes these proteins:
- the ythdf3 gene encoding YTH domain-containing family protein 3: MSATTVDQRPKGQGNKVQNGSMHQKDGVNDDDFEPYLSGQTNQSNSYPPMSDPYMPSYYAPSIGFPYSLGEAAWSTAGDPPMPYLTTYGQMSNGEPHFIPDGVFSQPGALGNTPPFLGQHGFNFFPGNADFSTWGTSVSQGQSTQSSVYSNSYGYAPSSLGRAITDGQAGFGSDTQLSKVPVLNSIEQGMTGLKLGTDMVAAVTKTVGSPLGGTAGMSSMAANSLPPSVSSSAPKPASWAAIAKKPAKPQPKVKPKANMGMGGGTTIPPPPIKHNMNIGTWDDKGSLNKPPLAQTMMPPQPLVQQPLLAQHQPLLQNPLPPQPQHQHQPQHQHQPFQLQSLQSSQHPHPLPPGPPHLQLSSQPGPPQPLHQQQPQQPGPPPNRWVAPRNRGEGFGLGGGVPLSASSCSGEVHPMLEKLRALNNYNPKDFDWNLKNGRVFIIKSYSEDDIHRSIKYSIWCSTEHGNKRLDGAYRSLGNKGPLYLLFSVNGSGHFCGVAEMRSPVDYNAYAGVWSQDKWKGKFEVKWVFIKDVPNNQLRHIRLENNDNKPVTNSRDTQEVPLEKAKQVLKIIATYKHTTSIFDDFAHYEKRQEEEEALRKERNRNKQ; this comes from the exons ATGTCTGCGACCACTGTCGATCAG AGACCTAAAGGACAAGGAAATAAAG TGCAAAACGGATCGATGCATCAAAAGGATGGTgtgaatgatgatgattttgagCCTTACCTAAGTGGCCAGACAAATCAG AGTAACAGCTATCCACCAATGTCTGACCCCTACATGCCTAGCTACTATGCTCCATCCATTGGTTTTCCTTACTCTCTGGGAGAGGCTGCTTGGTCCACAGCAGGAGACCCTCCTATGCCCTACCTAACTACATATGGACAGATGAGCAATGGCGAGCCACACTTCATCCCTGACGGTGTGTTCAGCCAGCCAGGTGCCCTGGGGAACACGCCTCCCTTCCTGGGCCAGCATGGCTTCAACTTCTTTCCCGGCAATGCGGACTTTTCTACCTGGGGTACCAGTGTCTCTCAGGGTCAGTCCACGCAGAGTTCAGTCTACAGTAACAGCTACGGATATGCCCCCAGCTCGCTGGGTCGGGCCATCACGGACGGGCAGGCAGGTTTTGGAAGTGACACCCAGCTTAGCAAAGTCCCGGTGCTGAATAGCATTGAGCAGGGTATGACAGGGTTAAAACTGGGTACAGACATGGTGGCAGCTGTCACCAAAACCGTGGGCTCACCCCTAGGAGGCACAGCAGGTATGAGCAGTATGGCAGCCAATAGCCTCCCTCCGTCTGTCAGCTCGTCCGCACCTAAACCTGCCTCCTGGGCAGCCATTGCCAAGAAGCCGGCCAAGCCGCAACCCAAGGTCAAACCCAAAGCCAACATGGGGATGGGGGGAGGCACTACTATTCCCCCACCCCCTATAAAGCACAATATGAACATTGGTACTTGGGACGATAAGGGCTCTCTGAACAAGCCCCCATTAGCTCAGACTATGATGCCCCCACAGCCCCTGGTGCAACAGCCTCTCCTTGCACAGCACCAACCCTTACTGCAGAACCCATTGCCCCCTCAGCCTCAACACCAACACCAGCCCCAGCACCAACACCAGCCCTTCCAGCTCCAGTCTCTCCAGTCCTCCCAACACCCACATCCTTTACCCCCTGGCCCTCCTCACCTGCAGCTCTCCTCTCAACCTGGCCCCCCACAGCCCCTTCATCAGCAACAACCCCAGCAGCCTGGTCCACCCCCCAACCGTTGGGTAGCTCCCAGGAACCGGGGTGAGGGCTTTGGTCTGGGTGGGGGTGTCCCACTGAGTGCCTCCTCTTGCTCTGGAGAAGTGCATCCCATGCTGGAGAAACTCCGAGCTCTCAACAACTACAACCCCAAAGACTTTGACTGGAACTTGAAAAATGGACGTGTTTTCATTATCAAGAGCTATTCGGAAGATGACATCCACCGCTCAATCAAGTACTCTATCTGGTGCAGTACGGAACATGGCAACAAGCGCCTGGATGGGGCCTACCGCTCACTGGGCAACAAGGGTCCCCTGTACCTGTTGTTCAGCGTCAATGGCAGTGGGCACTTCTGTGGTGTGGCTGAGATGCGCTCACCGGTGGACTACAATGCCTATGCAGGCGTCTGGTCTCAGGACAAGTGGAAGGGCAAGTTTGAGGTGAAGTGGGTTTTCATCAAAGACGTGCCCAACAACCAGCTGCGACACATCCGGCTGGAGAACAATGACAACAAGCCAGTGACCAACTCCAGGGACACGCAAGAAGTGCCTCTGGAGAAGGCCAAACAAGTGCTTAAAATTATCGCCACTTACAAGCATACCACCTCAATCTTTGATGACTTTGCACATTATGAGAAACgtcaggaagaggaggaggctctGAGGAAG GAGCGCAATAGAAATAAACAGTAA